CGGCCCGTCCGGTATTCTCCGGCTTCACGCGGAGCGTCGATACCATGCCGGCGAAGACCTCCAGGGTGGCCAGCAGCGTATCCACGGTATCGAAGAAGCCTTCCTTGTCCTCCTGCATGTCCCGGACGTAGGCCAGGGGAATGCCCTTCATCATCGTCAGCAGAGATATCAGGTTGCCGTAGATGCGCCCGGTCTTACCGCGGGCCAGCTCGGCAACATCCGGGTTCTTCTTCTGGGGCATGATACTCGACCCGGTGGCGTAGGCATCGTCTACTTCAATGAAGTCGAACTCCGCCGAGGACCAGAGAACAATCTCTTCCGCCAGGCGGGAAAGGTGCATCATACAGATGCTCGCCGCGGACTGGTACTCAATCAGGAAGTCCCGGTCACTGACGGCGTCGATGCTGTTCCGGCTTACCTGGTTGAACCCCAGTTCCTTCGCAAGGAACTCACGGTCTATATTGTAAGCAACACCGGCAAGGGCACCGCTGCCCAGGGGCAGGACATCGGTTCGCTGGCGGCAGCATTTGAACCGTTCGATATCCCGCTCCAGCATCTCGAAGTAAGCCAGCAGGTGATGGGCCAGCAGCACCGGCTGTGCCCGCTGCAGGTGCGTGTATCCCGGTATGACCACTTCCTTATTGGCCTCGGCCAGAGTGACCAGGGCCTGTTGCAGCTTGTGCAGTGCACTGATGGTCTGCG
The DNA window shown above is from Dehalococcoidales bacterium and carries:
- the argH gene encoding argininosuccinate lyase — translated: MSHIRGRFEKDADKRAQTYTASIRYDWRLYPYDIAGSIAHARMLARQDIISKQDADTIIGGLNSIKEEIEQDDFDFKPELEDIHMNIESRLIEKVGEVGGKLHTARSRNDQIALDMRLFVRDAISQTISALHKLQQALVTLAEANKEVVIPGYTHLQRAQPVLLAHHLLAYFEMLERDIERFKCCRQRTDVLPLGSGALAGVAYNIDREFLAKELGFNQVSRNSIDAVSDRDFLIEYQSAASICMMHLSRLAEEIVLWSSAEFDFIEVDDAYATGSSIMPQKKNPDVAELARGKTGRIYGNLISLLTMMKGIPLAYVRDMQEDKEGFFDTVDTLLATLEVFAGMVSTLRVKPENTGRA